TCTATGATACCTTTTTTTGTCTGTTAACCGCAGAAAGTTCAATATTCTGCGGGAAAAAAACGGAAAAGACGGAAAACCGGGCTTTCCACGGGAATCGTCAGTGCCCGGCTGACAGACACGCAGAGCCCGACGCCATCGACTGGCGGAACAGGAAAACTTGCCGGATTGTCTCGTTTTTCCGCTGGTGGATGTCCATAAAACTCATATACAGAACAGGATAAGCAACCATTTCACCAACAGTTATCACAATCGTAGTACTGGCTGTGCTCGGAGCGCTGCTGGCCGTGGTCGTGGTGCGCAACCGCAGATCACCTGGCAACCCCGCCACCGAGACGGCCTCAGCAAACAAAGGAGGCATCATCAGCTCCAGCGGTTCGTTTCTGACCAATGAGATCGCTATCGATCTGGGTACGTCCAACACCCTGGTATATATCAAGGGGAAGGGTATCGTGCTCAACGAACCGTCGGTGGTCGCGACCGACCGGGCGACGGGCAAAGTGAAGGCCGTCGGGCTGGAGGCCAAGGCGATGCTGGGCCGCACTCCGGCCAGTATAACCGCTATCCGGCCGCTGAAAGACGGAGTGATTGCCGATTACGAAGTCACCGAGGAAATGCTGCGCTATTTTATCAAGGCCGTGCTCAAGAACCGTTTCCTGCCGGTCAAACCGCGGGTGATTATCTGCGTGCCCAGCGGGATTACCGAAGTCGAGCGCCGCGCGGTGCGCGATTCGGCCGAAAGCGCCGGGGCCAAGGATGTCTACCTGGTCGAGGAACCGATGGCCGCGGCTATCGGCGTGGGCCTGCCGGTGGAAACCCCCAGCGGCAACATGATTATCGATATCGGCGGCGGCACCACCGAGATCGCCGTTATCGCGCTGTCCGGGATTGTCAGCAACATCTCGATCCGTGTCGGCGGCTTTGAGCTGGACGAGGCGATTGTCCAGTTCCTCAAGAAGAACTACAACATCCTGATCGGCGACCAGACAGCCGAGCTGATCAAGATCAATATCGGCAGCGCCTACCCGCTCGGTGATGAAAAAGAAATGGACGTCAAGGGCCGCGACATTGTCTCCGGGATTCCCAAAACAGTCAAGATCCACTCCAGCGAGGTCCGCGAATCGCTCCAGGAGCCGATCATGGCGATCGTTGATGCTGTGCGCCAGGCCCTGGAACAGACCCCGCCCGAACTGGCCAGCGACATTGTCGACCGTGGAATCGTGATGACCGGTGGAGGTTCGCTGCTTCGCGGCCTGGACCAACTGCTCCGCGAAGAGACCAACCTGCCGATCAACGTGGATGAGGAGCCGCTGACCTGCGTTGTCCGCGGAACCGGAAGGATTCTGGACGATCCCAAGCGTTACTGGGTGGTGCTCAGCCAGAGCAAGTAGGAGAAGTGCGGGGACGTGCCGCGTACGCTCCCGTTCATTGCACGGCGTTGTGGAGCGATGGACCCGGTTACGTTAACGCCGTATCACTCTGCCTGCGCGAACACGATGTCCAAATTCTTCCTTTTCCTGTGGGAACATAAACAGAGCCTGCTTTTCCTGCTGCTCCTGCTGCTGTGCCTCGCGGCGATTTCCCTCACCGGCAGAAACCGTTTCCAGTTGGCCCGCACAATCAACCGCACGTTGATTACTCCTTTCCAGATGGTGGTCTCGAAAGCGGACTACTATATCAGCCTCAAAAAAGAAAACGAACGGCTGCGCAAGAATAATTTCGTGCTGTCCCTCGAACTTTACCGTCTGGAACAGGCCCGTCAGCAGAACGAGCGCCTGAAAAACCTGCTCGATTTCGCCTCCCAGACGCCGATTCACTTTATTACCTGCAGGGTTATATCGGGCGGAATCGGTGAGCGGTCCAACGTGTTTATTATCGACAAGGGCAACCGTCACGGTATCAGCCCCAACATGCCGGTGCTGGTCCCCGAGGGCCTGGTGGGCAA
This genomic stretch from Candidatus Glassbacteria bacterium harbors:
- a CDS encoding rod shape-determining protein; its protein translation is MSSSGSFLTNEIAIDLGTSNTLVYIKGKGIVLNEPSVVATDRATGKVKAVGLEAKAMLGRTPASITAIRPLKDGVIADYEVTEEMLRYFIKAVLKNRFLPVKPRVIICVPSGITEVERRAVRDSAESAGAKDVYLVEEPMAAAIGVGLPVETPSGNMIIDIGGGTTEIAVIALSGIVSNISIRVGGFELDEAIVQFLKKNYNILIGDQTAELIKINIGSAYPLGDEKEMDVKGRDIVSGIPKTVKIHSSEVRESLQEPIMAIVDAVRQALEQTPPELASDIVDRGIVMTGGGSLLRGLDQLLREETNLPINVDEEPLTCVVRGTGRILDDPKRYWVVLSQSK
- the mreC gene encoding rod shape-determining protein MreC, translated to MDPVTLTPYHSACANTMSKFFLFLWEHKQSLLFLLLLLLCLAAISLTGRNRFQLARTINRTLITPFQMVVSKADYYISLKKENERLRKNNFVLSLELYRLEQARQQNERLKNLLDFASQTPIHFITCRVISGGIGERSNVFIIDKGNRHGISPNMPVLVPEGLVGKTIETDPGRSVVELYTHQDFRVSAMPSGKTERGIAGSAASGQLYLFNIPLRTSIEVGDLIVSSGMGGIFPKGIPVGVVNDIEREQEMGIKLRARLSASVDLDRVSEVFVLADSAFVSPGSGILFEAHDSLNHLWSDR